A window from gamma proteobacterium SS-5 encodes these proteins:
- a CDS encoding FkbM family methyltransferase: MTRYYAEREFEIFNKQAEILSSLAIYNPIVFDVGANEGQSIEKYHQLCTSATIYSFEPNPLAWDKLQESYGHNSKVKLFKKGLNEQSGLCSFFVTRELSASSLFQPEVKLQRLSKDRKYDFEEIKVDCITLDKFSIMFGIDQIDILKIDVQGAELNVLKGACNLLSRGSISVIFLEITFAETYVNQMQLIDLLSFIEQHNYKIWDLAPFVYTRTGRLWAANAIILSRDAYNKIEST, translated from the coding sequence ATGACCAGGTATTATGCTGAAAGAGAATTTGAGATTTTTAACAAGCAGGCAGAAATACTATCTAGCCTAGCTATTTATAACCCTATCGTATTTGATGTTGGTGCCAATGAAGGTCAGTCAATAGAGAAATATCACCAGTTATGTACTAGTGCCACAATTTATTCGTTTGAACCTAATCCTTTAGCGTGGGATAAATTACAAGAATCTTATGGACATAACTCTAAGGTTAAGTTATTCAAAAAAGGCTTAAACGAGCAATCAGGACTCTGTTCTTTTTTTGTAACCCGTGAGTTAAGTGCAAGCTCACTATTTCAGCCTGAAGTTAAGTTACAACGTTTAAGTAAAGATCGTAAATATGATTTTGAAGAAATTAAGGTTGACTGCATAACTTTGGATAAATTTTCTATAATGTTTGGTATTGACCAGATTGACATTTTAAAGATTGATGTACAGGGTGCTGAACTTAACGTTTTGAAAGGTGCCTGTAATCTACTCTCAAGAGGCAGTATTTCTGTAATTTTTCTTGAGATTACTTTTGCTGAAACCTACGTTAATCAAATGCAACTTATAGACTTACTAAGTTTTATTGAACAACACAATTATAAAATATGGGATTTAGCTCCATTTGTGTATACAAGAACGGGGAGGCTATGGGCAGCTAATGCTATTATTTTAAGTAGAGACGCATACAATAAGATCGAATCTACATGA
- a CDS encoding ATP-binding protein has protein sequence MQRFFNNAGPIKPEMHYHLPLLQRLDWDEIEQFIREQRYFVLHAPRQTGKTSTLLAMMQALNASGDYACAYANIEGAQAARGDETQGIPAACDALVNAIDVYLQQPALLSWYEEKKQGLAPQHLLTQVLQQWAKSSDKPTVLLLDEVDTLVGDTLISLLRQIRAGYAQRPEYFPQSIVLCGVRDVRDYRMEQEGAQVITGGSAFNIKAESLRMGNFTEEETRSLWLQHTEETGQLFDPDIFPELWQDSRGQPWLVNALGYEVTWKNKAARDRSQTISLIDYKAARERLIQSRATHLDQLSDKLKEARVHGVISRLLSTEEEDTEGLKTDDLQYVADLGLITLRPSVRISNRIYQEVLPRELTWPTQVMIANQETSWYIDAGHRLNMAKLLTAFQQFFREHSDSWSEGFDYKEAAPQLLMQAFLQRIINGGGRLTREYGLGRKRTDLLIEWPLDPQQGMYGPLQRVVIELKLLRGSLDAVIAQGLKQTFDYCHRVGADEAHLVIFNRNPKTPWSKKIWQRKANHQGQEVGVWGT, from the coding sequence ATGCAACGATTTTTTAATAACGCCGGCCCGATCAAGCCGGAAATGCACTACCACCTGCCGCTGTTACAGCGGCTAGACTGGGATGAGATCGAGCAATTCATTCGCGAGCAGCGCTACTTCGTGCTGCATGCCCCGCGCCAGACCGGCAAGACCAGCACCCTACTGGCGATGATGCAAGCGCTCAATGCGTCCGGCGACTACGCCTGTGCCTATGCCAACATCGAAGGTGCCCAAGCCGCGCGGGGGGACGAGACCCAGGGCATACCGGCGGCCTGTGATGCCCTGGTCAATGCCATCGATGTCTATCTCCAACAACCGGCCCTGCTCAGTTGGTACGAAGAAAAAAAACAGGGCCTAGCCCCACAGCATCTCCTCACTCAGGTACTGCAACAGTGGGCCAAATCATCGGACAAACCCACAGTCCTGCTACTAGACGAGGTCGATACCCTGGTCGGTGATACCCTGATTTCCCTGCTGCGCCAGATTCGCGCCGGCTACGCCCAGCGCCCGGAGTACTTCCCCCAGTCCATCGTCCTCTGCGGTGTGCGCGATGTGCGCGACTACCGCATGGAGCAAGAAGGAGCCCAGGTCATCACCGGCGGCAGCGCCTTCAACATCAAGGCCGAGTCCCTGCGCATGGGCAACTTCACCGAGGAAGAAACCCGCAGCCTCTGGCTACAGCATACTGAGGAAACCGGCCAGCTATTTGACCCCGACATTTTCCCTGAACTCTGGCAAGACAGCCGCGGCCAGCCCTGGTTGGTCAACGCCCTGGGCTACGAGGTGACCTGGAAGAACAAGGCGGCCCGTGATCGCAGCCAGACCATCAGCCTGATCGATTACAAGGCTGCCCGCGAGCGGCTGATCCAATCCCGCGCCACCCATCTGGACCAGCTCAGCGATAAACTAAAAGAAGCCCGAGTGCATGGCGTGATTTCCCGACTGCTCAGCACCGAGGAAGAGGATACCGAAGGCCTTAAAACTGATGACCTGCAATATGTGGCCGACCTGGGCCTGATCACCCTGCGTCCATCGGTACGCATCAGCAACCGCATCTATCAAGAAGTGCTACCCAGGGAACTGACCTGGCCGACCCAGGTGATGATCGCCAATCAGGAAACCAGCTGGTACATAGACGCCGGCCATCGCCTGAACATGGCCAAGCTGCTGACCGCCTTCCAACAATTCTTCCGCGAACACTCCGACAGTTGGAGCGAGGGCTTTGATTACAAAGAGGCCGCCCCGCAACTGCTGATGCAGGCCTTTCTGCAGCGCATCATCAACGGTGGCGGCCGACTAACCAGGGAATACGGCCTAGGGCGCAAGCGCACCGACCTCTTAATCGAGTGGCCGCTAGACCCTCAACAAGGGATGTATGGCCCGCTGCAAAGAGTCGTCATCGAACTCAAGCTGCTGCGCGGCTCTCTGGATGCCGTCATTGCCCAGGGACTAAAGCAGACGTTTGACTATTGCCATCGTGTCGGTGCCGATGAGGCGCATCTGGTCATCTTCAATCGCAACCCCAAGACTCCATGGAGTAAAAAAATCTGGCAGCGCAAGGCCAATCATCAGGGCCAGGAGGTCGGAGTCTGGGGTACCTGA
- a CDS encoding AAA-like domain-containing protein yields MQRFFNNAGPIKPEMHYHLPLLQRLDWDEIEQFIREQRYFVLHAPRQTGKTSTLLAMMQALNASGDYACAYANIEGAQAARGDETQGIPAACDALVNAIDVYLQQPALLSWYEEKKQGLAPQHLLTQVLQQWAKLSDKPTVLLLDEVDTLVGDTLISLLRQIRAGYAQRPEYFPQSIVLCGVRDVRDYRMEQEGAQVITGGSAFNIKAKSLRMGNFTEEETQSLWLQHTEETGQVFDPAIFPELWQDSRGQPWLVNALGYEVTWENKAARDRSQTISLIDYKAARERLIQSRATHLDQLSDKLKEKRVRTVVQALLVGEETGLQMPEDDLQYVTDLGLIERKPQIRISNRIYQEVLPRELTSVLQDTMVQQQSWYLNANNSLNMAKLLTAFQQFFREHSDSWSEGFDYREAAPQLLMQAFLQRIINGGGRLTREYGLGRKRTDLFIEWPLDPQQGMYGPLQRIVIELKLLRGTLKSVIAQGVEQTVDYSQQVGADEAHLVIFNRNPKTPWSKKIWQRQAEHQGWQIGVWGA; encoded by the coding sequence ATGCAACGATTTTTTAATAACGCCGGCCCGATCAAGCCGGAAATGCACTACCACCTGCCGCTGTTACAGCGGCTAGACTGGGATGAGATCGAGCAATTCATTCGCGAGCAGCGCTACTTCGTGCTGCATGCCCCGCGCCAGACCGGCAAGACCAGCACCCTACTGGCGATGATGCAAGCGCTCAATGCGTCCGGCGACTACGCCTGTGCTTATGCCAACATCGAAGGTGCCCAAGCCGCGCGGGGGGACGAGACCCAGGGCATACCGGCGGCCTGTGATGCCCTGGTCAATGCCATCGATGTCTATCTCCAGCAACCGGCCCTGCTCAGTTGGTACGAAGAAAAAAAACAGGGCCTAGCCCCACAGCATCTCCTCACTCAGGTACTGCAACAGTGGGCCAAATTATCGGACAAACCCACAGTCCTGCTACTAGACGAGGTCGATACCCTGGTCGGCGATACCCTGATCTCCCTGCTGCGCCAGATTCGCGCCGGCTACGCCCAGCGCCCTGAGTACTTCCCCCAGTCCATCGTCCTCTGCGGTGTGCGCGATGTACGCGACTACCGCATGGAGCAAGAAGGTGCCCAGGTCATCACCGGCGGCAGCGCCTTTAACATCAAGGCCAAATCCCTGCGCATGGGCAACTTCACCGAGGAAGAGACCCAGAGCCTTTGGCTGCAGCACACGGAGGAAACCGGCCAAGTATTTGACCCCGCGATATTCCCCGAGCTGTGGCAAGACAGCCGTGGTCAGCCTTGGCTGGTTAATGCCCTGGGCTACGAGGTGACCTGGGAGAACAAGGCGGCCCGTGATCGCAGCCAGACCATCAGCCTGATCGATTACAAGGCAGCGCGCGAGCGGCTGATCCAATCCCGCGCCACCCATCTGGACCAGCTCAGCGACAAACTCAAGGAAAAACGGGTGCGCACGGTAGTTCAGGCACTGCTGGTGGGCGAAGAAACCGGCCTGCAGATGCCCGAGGATGACCTGCAATACGTCACCGACTTGGGCCTAATCGAACGCAAGCCGCAGATACGCATCAGCAACCGTATCTATCAAGAGGTCCTGCCCAGAGAACTGACCAGCGTGCTGCAGGACACCATGGTGCAGCAGCAAAGCTGGTACTTGAATGCCAACAACAGCCTGAACATGGCCAAACTCCTCACCGCCTTCCAACAATTCTTCCGCGAACACTCCGACAGTTGGAGCGAGGGCTTTGATTACCGGGAGGCCGCACCCCAGCTGCTGATGCAGGCCTTTCTGCAACGCATCATCAACGGCGGCGGCCGGTTAACCAGGGAATACGGCCTAGGGCGCAAGCGCACCGACTTGTTCATCGAATGGCCGCTAGACCCTCAACAAGGGATGTATGGCCCGCTGCAAAGAATCGTCATCGAACTCAAACTGCTGCGCGGCACACTCAAAAGCGTCATCGCCCAAGGCGTGGAGCAGACGGTGGACTACAGCCAGCAAGTCGGTGCCGATGAGGCGCATCTGGTCATCTTCAATCGCAACCCCAAGACTCCCTGGAGTAAAAAAATCTGGCAGCGCCAGGCTGAGCATCAGGGCTGGCAAATAGGAGTCTGGGGAGCATGA
- a CDS encoding AAA-like domain-containing protein encodes MQRFFNNAGPIKPELHYHLPLLQRLDWVEIQQLIHEQRYFVLHAPRQTGKTSTLLAMMQALNAAGDYACAYANIEGAQAARGDETQGIPAACSAIARSISLYLPQTAINDWYQTQGRNRSPQDQLTSLLEHWAQHSDKPTVLLLDEVDTLVGDTLISLLRQIRAGYAQRPEYFPQSIILCGVRDVRDYRMEQEGAQVITGGSAFNIKAKSLRMGNFTEEETQSLWLQHTEETGQVFDSAIFPELWQDSRGQPWLVNALGYEVTWENKAARDRSQSISLIDYKAARERLIQSRATHLDQLSDKLKEKRVREVVQALLVGEETGLQMPEDDLQYVTDLGLIERKPQIRISNRIYQEVLPRELTSVLQDTMVQQQSWYLNANNSLNMAKLLTAFQQFFREHSDSWSEGFDYREAAPQLLMQAFLQRIINGGGRLTREYGLGRKRTDLFIEWPLDPQQGMYGPLQRVVIELKLLRGSLDAVIAQGLKQTLDYCQRVGADEAHLVIFNRDPKVAWNEKIWQRKVQHQGWGIGVWGA; translated from the coding sequence ATGCAACGCTTCTTCAATAACGCAGGCCCCATCAAACCTGAACTACACTACCATTTGCCACTGCTACAACGGCTGGATTGGGTAGAAATTCAACAGCTTATTCACGAGCAACGCTACTTCGTGCTGCACGCCCCGCGCCAGACCGGCAAGACCAGCACCCTCCTGGCGATGATGCAGGCGCTCAATGCGGCCGGTGACTACGCCTGTGCTTACGCCAACATCGAAGGTGCCCAAGCCGCCCGGGGAGACGAGACCCAGGGCATACCGGCGGCTTGCAGCGCCATTGCACGCTCCATCTCCCTCTATCTGCCGCAAACGGCCATCAATGATTGGTACCAAACACAAGGGCGCAATCGATCCCCTCAGGATCAGCTCACTAGCTTGCTGGAGCACTGGGCGCAACATTCAGACAAACCCACCGTCCTGCTACTGGATGAGGTAGATACCCTGGTCGGCGATACCCTGATCTCCCTGCTGCGCCAGATTCGCGCCGGCTACGCCCAGCGGCCCGAATACTTCCCCCAATCCATCATCCTCTGCGGCGTGCGCGATGTGCGCGACTACCGCATGGAACAAGAAGGTGCCCAGGTCATCACCGGCGGCAGCGCCTTTAACATCAAGGCCAAATCCCTGCGCATGGGCAACTTCACCGAGGAAGAGACCCAGAGCCTTTGGCTGCAGCACACGGAGGAAACCGGCCAAGTGTTTGATTCCGCGATATTCCCCGAGCTGTGGCAAGACAGCCGTGGTCAGCCTTGGCTGGTTAATGCACTGGGTTACGAGGTGACCTGGGAGAACAAGGCGGCCCGTGATCGCAGCCAGAGCATCAGCCTGATCGATTACAAGGCTGCCCGCGAGCGGCTGATCCAATCCCGCGCCACCCATCTGGACCAGCTCAGCGACAAGCTCAAGGAAAAACGGGTGCGCGAAGTCGTTCAGGCACTGCTGGTAGGCGAAGAAACCGGCCTGCAGATGCCCGAGGATGACCTGCAATACGTCACCGACTTGGGCCTAATCGAACGCAAGCCGCAGATACGCATCAGCAACCGTATCTATCAAGAGGTCCTGCCCAGAGAACTGACCAGCGTGCTGCAGGACACCATGGTGCAGCAGCAAAGCTGGTACTTGAATGCCAACAACAGCCTGAACATGGCCAAACTCCTCACCGCCTTCCAACAATTCTTCCGCGAGCACTCCGACAGTTGGAGCGAGGGCTTTGATTACCGGGAGGCCGCACCGCAACTGCTGATGCAGGCCTTTCTCCAGCGCATCATCAACGGTGGCGGCCGGTTAACCAGGGAATACGGCCTAGGGCGCAAGCGCACCGATCTGTTCATCGAATGGCCGCTGGACCCTCAACAAGGGATGTATGGCCCGCTGCAAAGAGTCGTCATCGAACTCAAGCTGCTGCGCGGCTCTCTGGATGCCGTCATTGCCCAGGGACTAAAGCAGACGCTTGACTATTGCCAGCGTGTCGGGGCCGATGAGGCCCATCTGGTCATCTTCAATCGTGATCCCAAGGTGGCCTGGAATGAGAAGATATGGCAACGCAAAGTTCAGCACCAGGGCTGGGGTATCGGAGTCTGGGGGGCTTGA
- a CDS encoding glycosyltransferase, translating to MKLSIIIPTNRAGRTAISIICEYIAFASDEIEVVIVDNSGNEEKSDFLKKLNGKNITYICNPDVNGKTNLKIGMEQASGEYIFIGTDDDVLLPSGFDSLIQLVFSSTYGVEVSAFTGRYYLDRSGEFQSFKYNPLDHDSPTERVMSFFHSAGGLNVILFSVIRRKFVEMFVKYYNNHPAVFHFNDLLLTASIIIFGKVYATNSPFFIYDMLNWNSSEASLSTHLNYYRQLDLDESLTVIHDLLLSLEVYHYLLGIKKGMGFSDDYNEAIIRYFQIKHLNLKSTLRYHPERKGKYFKEACELREKWVNKEILGIEELKKDISEFLVMVNPEKMKGYLKFIEKVSSGELFSTE from the coding sequence ATGAAACTGTCAATAATTATTCCCACTAATAGGGCGGGAAGAACGGCGATTTCAATTATATGTGAGTATATTGCTTTTGCATCAGATGAAATTGAAGTGGTAATTGTTGATAATTCAGGAAATGAAGAAAAATCAGATTTTCTTAAGAAACTAAATGGGAAGAACATTACCTATATTTGCAATCCAGATGTAAATGGAAAAACAAATCTTAAAATAGGTATGGAACAAGCATCAGGTGAATATATATTCATAGGAACAGATGATGATGTGCTGCTACCTTCAGGGTTCGATAGTCTGATTCAACTAGTTTTTTCATCCACCTATGGTGTAGAAGTATCTGCATTTACAGGTAGATATTATCTAGATAGAAGTGGAGAGTTTCAAAGCTTTAAATACAATCCACTAGATCATGATAGTCCAACCGAGCGAGTGATGAGTTTTTTTCATTCTGCTGGAGGACTTAATGTTATATTATTCAGTGTAATTCGAAGAAAATTTGTGGAGATGTTTGTAAAGTACTATAACAATCATCCGGCAGTATTTCATTTTAATGATTTGCTTTTGACGGCGTCAATTATTATATTTGGTAAGGTTTACGCTACAAATTCTCCATTTTTTATTTACGATATGTTGAATTGGAATAGTAGTGAGGCATCGTTATCTACACATTTAAATTACTACCGACAGTTAGATTTAGATGAATCGCTCACAGTAATTCATGACTTGCTTTTATCATTAGAAGTGTATCACTATTTACTTGGAATTAAAAAAGGGATGGGATTTTCAGATGATTACAACGAGGCCATAATAAGATATTTTCAAATCAAGCACCTCAACTTAAAAAGCACCTTAAGGTATCATCCTGAAAGAAAAGGGAAATACTTTAAAGAGGCTTGCGAATTACGCGAAAAATGGGTGAATAAAGAGATTCTTGGAATTGAAGAACTTAAGAAAGATATTAGCGAATTCCTTGTAATGGTTAATCCGGAAAAAATGAAAGGATACTTAAAATTTATAGAAAAAGTAAGTTCTGGAGAGTTGTTTTCGACCGAATAA
- a CDS encoding tetratricopeptide repeat protein, with protein MQESSVEVGFAVAIQNAWKGNLDLNHLLPQAESLESAGFASLAAVLYQTWLKRNQTPLNHVACFNLGALLFKLGELEQAKEAYSQAIALAPSFFQPRFNLGMTYEHLGQPEEAVAQWRWIDDHVRPNQVAERATLLMALNNLGRLLEIQKQYHSALGYMTKSLTLEPNQPDVIHHWVFLKAKHCAWPVYQPFAGVTEALMKEHTSALAMISLSDDPETQLSTARQFVKKKVQTDLPALAPSGGYRHQKIRVAYCSSDFCIHPVSMLTVELFELHDRDRFEIYGFCWTNQGNSPLRQRVINGMDHFTSILGMDDATAAQLIRSNEIDILIDLQGQTLGARPNLLAHRPAPIQITYLGLPATTGLPFIDYVIADRFLIPEEYTKYYSEKPIYMPDVYQVSDRQRKHAPMPSKTDCGLPEDAFVFCSFNNNYKYTPEVFAVWMNILRRVPDSVLWLLADNPWSEINLRNAAKEQGIEGDRLFFAPRVSPEEYLARFATADLFLDTFPFNAGTTANDCIWMGLPVLTLTGRSFASRMAGALLTAAKLPELITYDLAEYENKAVELATDHHQYQELRERTKMVRINGVLFDTPRFVSHLEEKMQALVKGAPID; from the coding sequence ATGCAAGAATCCTCGGTAGAAGTCGGTTTCGCAGTCGCAATACAGAATGCCTGGAAGGGCAATCTGGACTTGAACCACCTCCTCCCTCAGGCGGAATCCCTTGAATCGGCAGGCTTTGCCTCACTGGCCGCCGTGCTCTACCAAACCTGGCTCAAACGCAACCAAACTCCCCTCAACCATGTAGCCTGTTTCAATCTGGGTGCGCTTCTGTTCAAGTTGGGTGAACTGGAGCAGGCCAAGGAGGCCTATAGCCAGGCCATCGCCTTAGCCCCCAGCTTCTTCCAGCCCCGCTTCAATCTGGGCATGACCTATGAGCACTTGGGCCAACCTGAGGAGGCAGTAGCCCAATGGCGCTGGATCGATGACCATGTCCGTCCCAATCAGGTGGCAGAGCGAGCCACCCTGTTGATGGCGTTGAATAATCTGGGCCGCCTGCTGGAGATCCAAAAGCAATACCACAGCGCCCTGGGCTACATGACCAAGAGCCTTACGCTGGAACCCAACCAGCCAGACGTGATTCACCACTGGGTATTTCTCAAGGCAAAACACTGTGCCTGGCCGGTCTATCAGCCCTTTGCGGGCGTGACCGAGGCCTTGATGAAGGAACACACCTCGGCCCTGGCCATGATCAGTCTATCCGATGACCCCGAGACCCAGCTTTCAACGGCACGGCAATTCGTCAAGAAAAAGGTGCAAACCGACCTGCCGGCATTGGCTCCGTCCGGCGGCTACAGGCATCAAAAGATTCGTGTTGCCTACTGCTCGTCGGACTTCTGCATTCACCCCGTGAGCATGCTTACCGTCGAACTCTTCGAGTTGCACGACCGAGACCGCTTTGAGATCTATGGATTCTGTTGGACCAATCAGGGTAATTCTCCACTAAGACAGCGTGTTATCAACGGTATGGATCACTTCACCAGCATCCTGGGGATGGATGACGCAACGGCCGCGCAACTGATTCGCTCCAATGAGATTGATATTCTGATCGATTTGCAGGGCCAAACCCTGGGGGCAAGACCCAACTTGCTGGCCCATAGGCCCGCCCCCATTCAAATAACCTATTTGGGCCTTCCCGCCACCACGGGTCTCCCCTTTATCGACTACGTCATAGCGGACCGATTCCTCATACCCGAAGAATACACAAAATATTACTCGGAAAAGCCAATCTACATGCCGGATGTCTATCAGGTCAGCGACCGACAGAGAAAACATGCACCCATGCCCAGTAAAACAGACTGTGGCCTGCCAGAAGATGCCTTTGTCTTCTGCTCCTTCAATAACAACTACAAATACACCCCCGAGGTATTCGCAGTCTGGATGAATATTTTGCGCAGGGTACCCGATAGCGTGCTTTGGTTATTGGCAGACAATCCCTGGTCCGAGATCAATCTGCGCAACGCAGCAAAAGAACAGGGGATAGAGGGAGACCGCCTGTTTTTTGCTCCACGGGTATCGCCTGAAGAGTATCTGGCCCGTTTCGCTACGGCCGACCTGTTCCTCGACACCTTCCCCTTTAACGCAGGAACCACGGCCAATGATTGTATCTGGATGGGCCTGCCCGTACTGACACTGACGGGCCGTTCTTTTGCATCACGCATGGCTGGAGCCTTGCTCACAGCGGCCAAGTTGCCCGAGTTGATCACCTATGATCTCGCTGAATACGAAAACAAGGCTGTAGAACTGGCAACTGATCATCACCAGTACCAAGAGCTAAGAGAGCGTACCAAGATGGTGCGCATCAATGGCGTATTATTCGACACACCTCGCTTTGTTTCCCATCTGGAAGAAAAGATGCAGGCCCTGGTGAAAGGAGCGCCCATTGATTGA
- a CDS encoding radical SAM protein, with product MAELREYNFIIDVVGTCQLSCPSCPVGNIGSIDTNSKKIMQPELLNKILTKAVTECSVRGVFLHNWTEPTLNKHLPELIRIVKSFGIPCHISTNLNTTKRFASILLAGLDSLKASVSGFSNEVYQRTHRGGDIEVVKKNMRYLSEIKAEFKLNTNLNVFYLRYNDNIDDEFLMKAYAEELGWRFQSAWAQFMPLEKSLALMGDVHANDFIVTDDDKKLLDLLALGYDETLDACKKVKLDWCRLREVEMVLDSSGDATLCCSVYDAKKYRLGNYLDMPITEIQKQRYDYSICRSCMQNGFLALGLYLAPEINLIGVKNVLNNYARRLGYSIS from the coding sequence ATGGCTGAATTGAGAGAATATAACTTTATTATTGATGTGGTTGGCACATGCCAGTTATCTTGCCCCTCATGTCCTGTTGGAAATATTGGCAGCATTGATACAAATTCAAAAAAGATAATGCAACCTGAGTTGTTAAATAAAATCTTAACAAAAGCAGTGACAGAATGTAGTGTCAGAGGAGTTTTTTTACATAATTGGACTGAGCCAACCTTGAATAAGCATCTACCTGAACTAATCAGAATTGTGAAATCATTTGGTATTCCCTGCCACATAAGTACTAACCTAAATACTACTAAAAGATTTGCATCAATCTTACTCGCTGGCCTAGACTCGCTTAAGGCATCGGTATCAGGCTTTTCTAATGAGGTCTATCAAAGAACGCATCGTGGCGGCGACATTGAAGTTGTAAAAAAAAATATGAGATATTTGTCTGAAATAAAAGCTGAATTTAAACTTAATACTAATCTTAATGTGTTTTACCTACGCTACAATGACAATATAGATGATGAATTTTTAATGAAAGCATATGCTGAAGAATTAGGGTGGAGATTTCAGTCAGCCTGGGCACAGTTTATGCCACTCGAAAAAAGTTTAGCATTGATGGGAGATGTGCATGCAAATGATTTTATTGTAACAGACGATGATAAAAAATTATTAGACTTACTGGCGCTAGGTTACGATGAAACTCTTGATGCTTGTAAGAAGGTTAAGTTGGATTGGTGTCGGTTAAGAGAAGTTGAGATGGTGCTAGATTCATCCGGTGATGCAACGCTCTGTTGCAGTGTTTACGATGCGAAGAAGTATCGTCTTGGGAATTATCTAGATATGCCTATAACAGAAATACAAAAGCAAAGATATGATTATTCTATTTGTAGATCATGTATGCAAAATGGCTTTTTGGCACTTGGGCTTTACTTAGCACCTGAAATAAATCTTATAGGGGTTAAAAACGTACTGAACAATTATGCACGTAGACTGGGTTATTCTATTAGCTAA
- a CDS encoding glycosyltransferase family 2 protein has protein sequence MIELSIIIPTHGGRTRELVRCLESVKNCNLRSYQIILVSDVHDQEISAVAEQYLGGKDYFIVRNGKPGPAESRNLALELVEGSRVLLLDDDDALPETGYQSFVDFALANPDKAVYGDVVIIKEDRKKGVLLPDPPERMPSTTYEFQSIYVKNFIYTPACLYPSHLIRGIKQDTHMRSFEDWEFVLSVISRVEFKPLDQVVAIVYKDYINVGNRRSTTEAARNFELVLDYLYVYRRWPAPTLDLKKKREDMLKSVGLDISAQFL, from the coding sequence TTGATTGAACTAAGCATCATCATCCCGACCCATGGTGGACGAACCCGAGAACTGGTTCGCTGCCTTGAATCGGTAAAAAATTGCAATCTGCGCAGTTATCAGATCATCCTTGTTTCTGATGTGCACGATCAGGAGATATCGGCAGTGGCCGAGCAATACCTGGGGGGTAAAGACTACTTCATAGTCAGAAATGGTAAGCCAGGCCCGGCTGAGAGCAGAAACCTGGCTTTGGAACTGGTCGAGGGCAGTCGCGTACTCTTGCTGGATGATGACGATGCGCTACCAGAAACCGGATACCAGTCCTTTGTTGATTTTGCCCTGGCCAATCCCGATAAAGCCGTATATGGAGATGTGGTAATAATAAAAGAGGACAGAAAAAAGGGCGTACTCCTACCTGATCCACCAGAGCGAATGCCCTCCACAACCTATGAATTCCAAAGCATCTATGTCAAGAATTTCATTTATACCCCGGCCTGTCTTTATCCCTCCCACTTGATTCGCGGCATCAAGCAAGACACGCACATGAGATCCTTTGAAGATTGGGAATTCGTGCTGTCAGTGATCTCCAGGGTTGAGTTCAAACCACTGGACCAGGTAGTTGCCATTGTGTACAAAGACTATATCAATGTAGGTAACCGCCGTAGCACCACAGAAGCAGCTCGAAACTTTGAGTTGGTACTCGACTATCTCTATGTTTACCGCAGGTGGCCAGCGCCTACCCTGGACCTTAAAAAGAAGAGAGAAGATATGCTTAAGTCGGTAGGTTTAGATATTTCGGCACAATTCCTCTAA